The following proteins are co-located in the Sulfurospirillum deleyianum DSM 6946 genome:
- a CDS encoding NADP-dependent isocitrate dehydrogenase, translating to MAHTPHKIIYTQVDEAPALATYSLLPIIKAFVKRSSIKIETRDISLSGRILAHFSDYLTNEQRVNDDLAYLGTLANTPEANIIKLPNISASLPQLNAAIKELQDKGYLIPSYPENPANEKEQEIKARYAKVLGSAVNPVLREGNSDRRAPLCVKEYVRKNPHRMGEWHQNSRSHVAYMHEGDFYGNEKSITMDKATTLRIELLSSEGKTTVLKEKLELLEGEIIDGTYMSASKLAQFYETQMEEAKAQNLLLSLHLKATMMKVSDPIMFGYAVKTYFKEVFEKYAATFERLGVNANNGLGDVYAKIATLPEREKNAIEADIEACYTKRASLAMVNSDKGITNLHVPSDVIIDASMPACIRESGKMWGKDGALHETKALIPDRAYARIYEETMNFCRQNGALDPKTMGSVPNVGLMAQKAEEYGSHDKTFEIPYAGVVRMVESENGAVLMEHRVEKGDIYRACQAKDAPIRDWVKLAISRARLSQTPAIFWLDDKRAHDAQMIKKVEHYLKAYDLSGLDIKIMSPEDAIKLSLERIVKGLDTIAVTGNVLRDYLTDLFPILEVGTSAKMLSIVPLMKGGGLFETGAGGSAPKHVQQFVEENHLRWDSLGEFMALSASLEHLSTVMGNKQAAILAKTLDSATGKVLDEKKSPSPKVGELDNRGSHFYLALYWAEALSQQDDDENLAIAFQPLAEALRVNEKTIVEELNSVQGKRVDLGGYYKLDVEKVNKAMRPSPTFNHALEIFNA from the coding sequence ATGGCACACACACCCCATAAGATTATTTATACGCAAGTAGACGAAGCACCCGCACTTGCAACCTATTCCCTTTTGCCTATTATTAAGGCATTTGTCAAACGCTCTTCCATTAAGATTGAGACACGTGATATCTCTTTATCAGGGCGTATTTTGGCACATTTTTCCGATTATCTAACAAACGAACAACGGGTCAATGATGATTTGGCGTATTTAGGAACGTTAGCAAATACGCCTGAGGCAAATATCATCAAACTACCCAATATCAGCGCTTCATTACCTCAATTAAACGCAGCGATTAAAGAGCTACAAGATAAAGGATATTTGATTCCTTCGTATCCTGAAAATCCAGCCAATGAAAAAGAACAAGAGATTAAAGCACGTTATGCAAAAGTTTTAGGAAGTGCGGTGAATCCTGTGCTTCGAGAAGGAAATTCTGATAGACGAGCGCCCTTGTGCGTCAAAGAGTATGTTCGTAAAAATCCACATCGCATGGGTGAATGGCATCAAAACTCCCGATCCCACGTGGCATATATGCACGAGGGTGATTTTTATGGTAATGAAAAATCTATCACGATGGATAAAGCAACCACGCTTCGCATTGAACTGCTCTCTTCTGAGGGTAAAACAACCGTTTTAAAAGAGAAGCTAGAGCTATTGGAGGGTGAAATTATTGATGGCACATATATGAGTGCCTCTAAATTAGCACAGTTTTATGAAACTCAAATGGAAGAGGCAAAAGCTCAAAATCTTTTACTCTCCTTGCATCTTAAAGCAACCATGATGAAGGTGAGTGATCCTATTATGTTTGGTTATGCGGTGAAAACATATTTTAAAGAGGTGTTTGAGAAATACGCAGCGACTTTTGAGCGATTGGGTGTGAATGCTAACAATGGTTTGGGTGATGTTTACGCCAAAATAGCCACCTTGCCTGAGAGAGAAAAAAATGCGATAGAAGCAGATATTGAGGCATGTTATACCAAACGAGCTTCGCTTGCGATGGTCAACTCCGATAAAGGTATTACCAATTTACATGTACCCAGCGATGTGATTATTGATGCGTCTATGCCAGCATGTATTCGAGAATCAGGCAAAATGTGGGGAAAAGATGGTGCTCTACACGAGACAAAAGCATTGATTCCTGATCGTGCTTATGCGCGCATTTATGAAGAAACGATGAATTTTTGTAGACAAAATGGCGCATTGGACCCTAAAACAATGGGTTCCGTACCCAATGTGGGCTTAATGGCACAAAAAGCTGAAGAGTACGGCTCTCACGACAAAACATTTGAGATTCCTTATGCGGGTGTGGTGCGTATGGTGGAGAGTGAAAATGGTGCAGTGTTGATGGAACATAGGGTTGAAAAAGGGGATATTTACCGTGCGTGTCAAGCCAAAGATGCACCGATTCGTGATTGGGTTAAATTGGCGATTTCTCGTGCGAGGCTGAGTCAGACCCCAGCGATTTTCTGGTTAGATGATAAGCGTGCGCATGATGCGCAAATGATAAAAAAAGTAGAACACTATCTTAAAGCGTATGATTTAAGTGGGCTTGATATTAAAATTATGAGTCCAGAAGATGCGATCAAGCTCTCTTTAGAGCGCATTGTGAAAGGGCTTGATACTATTGCGGTAACAGGCAATGTATTGCGTGATTATTTGACCGATTTGTTTCCAATTTTAGAAGTGGGTACCAGTGCGAAAATGCTCTCGATTGTGCCTTTAATGAAGGGTGGAGGATTGTTTGAAACAGGTGCGGGTGGCTCTGCTCCTAAACATGTTCAGCAGTTCGTGGAAGAGAACCATTTACGATGGGATTCTTTGGGTGAATTTATGGCACTGAGCGCATCTTTAGAGCATTTAAGTACAGTTATGGGAAATAAACAAGCGGCAATTTTAGCTAAAACGCTCGATAGTGCGACAGGAAAAGTATTGGATGAAAAAAAATCTCCTTCTCCTAAGGTAGGTGAATTGGATAATCGAGGAAGCCATTTCTATTTAGCGCTTTATTGGGCGGAAGCATTGTCACAACAAGATGATGATGAAAACCTTGCTATTGCGTTTCAACCGCTTGCAGAAGCTTTGCGTGTGAATGAAAAAACGATTGTAGAAGAGTTAAATAGTGTACAAGGTAAGAGGGTTGATTTAGGGGGATATTATAAATTGGATGTTGAAAAAGTCAATAAAGCCATGCGTCCAAGTCCAACGTTTAATCACGCTTTAGAGATTTTTAATGCTTAG
- a CDS encoding 4Fe-4S dicluster domain-containing protein, translating into MSLMTAPTNTPVWVDTSRCKACDICVSLCPAGVLAMIQAPNSTQGSMIEVVVPEACIGCRDCELHCPDFAIYVADKSEFKFSKLSEASKERAEAIKNNHFRKLGA; encoded by the coding sequence ATGAGCCTAATGACCGCTCCAACAAATACCCCTGTATGGGTGGATACATCACGGTGCAAAGCGTGTGATATTTGTGTGAGTTTATGTCCTGCGGGAGTTTTGGCAATGATTCAAGCGCCAAACTCTACGCAAGGTTCTATGATAGAAGTGGTCGTGCCTGAAGCCTGTATTGGCTGTCGGGATTGCGAGTTGCATTGTCCTGATTTTGCGATTTATGTTGCCGATAAGAGTGAGTTTAAATTTTCAAAACTCTCTGAAGCCTCTAAAGAGCGTGCAGAAGCAATTAAAAACAATCATTTTAGAAAACTCGGTGCATAA
- a CDS encoding 2-oxoglutarate ferredoxin oxidoreductase subunit beta: MAFNYDTYLRVDKMPTLWCWGCGDGVILKAVIRAIDKMGWDMNDVCVVSGIGCSGRFSSYIDCNTVHTTHGRAIAYATGIKLANPDKHVIVVTGDGDGLAIGGNHTIHGCRRNIDLNHILINNFIYGLTNSQTSPTTPQGMWTSTAHYGNVDPSFDAAKLADAAGATFVGRESVIDPQKLEKVLVAGFSHKGYSFFDIFSNCHINLGRKNKMGEAVQNLKWIENRIVGKNKFDLLSDEERVGKFPTGILKHEEGKLEYCEAYDKVIYAAQNKTTVAL, translated from the coding sequence ATGGCATTTAATTACGATACCTATTTACGTGTGGATAAAATGCCAACCTTATGGTGTTGGGGCTGTGGTGATGGGGTTATTTTAAAAGCGGTCATTCGTGCCATTGATAAGATGGGCTGGGATATGAACGATGTGTGTGTGGTTTCAGGTATTGGGTGTAGTGGACGTTTTAGCTCTTACATCGACTGTAACACGGTTCATACCACGCACGGTCGTGCCATTGCGTATGCGACGGGCATTAAACTTGCCAATCCAGACAAACATGTTATTGTCGTCACAGGTGATGGCGATGGGTTAGCCATTGGTGGCAATCACACCATTCATGGCTGTCGTAGAAACATTGACTTAAACCACATCTTAATTAACAATTTTATTTATGGATTAACCAATTCTCAAACCAGTCCAACCACACCGCAAGGCATGTGGACATCGACGGCGCATTATGGCAATGTTGACCCTAGTTTTGATGCAGCTAAATTAGCCGATGCGGCAGGAGCGACCTTTGTAGGTCGTGAATCGGTGATAGACCCTCAAAAGCTTGAGAAAGTATTGGTTGCGGGATTTTCGCATAAAGGTTACTCCTTTTTTGATATTTTCTCTAACTGTCATATTAACTTAGGGCGTAAAAATAAAATGGGCGAGGCAGTGCAAAATCTCAAATGGATAGAGAATCGCATTGTGGGTAAAAATAAGTTTGATCTTTTAAGTGATGAAGAGCGTGTAGGAAAATTTCCAACAGGTATTTTAAAACACGAAGAGGGCAAACTTGAGTACTGTGAAGCGTACGATAAAGTTATCTACGCAGCACAAAATAAAACTACCGTAGCGTTATAA
- a CDS encoding heavy-metal-associated domain-containing protein produces MKKSYEVLNIKCGGCAGTVKSKLKERFPDIEVSLESEPRVVSATIESDEDERYLLETLKSLGYPSIHEDLGSLEGALLKGKSFVSCAIGKMSQDKGE; encoded by the coding sequence ATGAAAAAAAGTTATGAAGTCTTAAATATTAAATGCGGTGGATGTGCAGGGACAGTGAAATCAAAGCTCAAAGAGCGTTTTCCTGATATAGAAGTGAGTTTAGAGAGTGAGCCTAGAGTCGTGAGTGCAACGATCGAATCAGACGAAGATGAGCGCTATTTGCTAGAGACTTTAAAGTCATTGGGATATCCTTCCATCCATGAAGATTTAGGAAGTTTAGAGGGTGCGCTTTTAAAAGGAAAAAGTTTTGTTTCGTGTGCGATTGGTAAAATGAGTCAGGATAAAGGAGAGTAA
- the mdh gene encoding malate dehydrogenase, translating to MAQGKKVSIIGAGNVGATICYWLAMRKSCREIVMIDLIEGVARGKALDIAQATSPEGSHTQIKASSDYQALAQSDIVVITAGTPRKPGMSRDDLLLVNANITKGIIEQVVQHAPDAIIITVSNPLDAITYVALKIGKYPRNRVIGMAGILDSSRMETFISEKLGFGYGQVTASVMGGHGDDMVPLPRYSSVNGVALNDLLSVEEMNEIIEKTRYGGAQIVSCMGTSAYYAPANATVKMIEAILSDSHAIFPCATLLEGEYGYKDTVNGVPVVLGKNGIERIVELPLNEQEKQQFDKSIASVNTLLQTLKTHHFFDV from the coding sequence ATGGCGCAAGGAAAAAAAGTCTCCATTATAGGTGCGGGAAATGTTGGGGCGACCATTTGTTATTGGTTGGCGATGCGGAAGAGTTGCCGTGAGATTGTCATGATTGATTTGATAGAAGGTGTTGCTAGGGGTAAAGCACTTGATATTGCTCAAGCAACCAGCCCTGAGGGAAGTCATACACAAATTAAGGCTTCTAGTGATTATCAAGCACTTGCACAAAGTGATATTGTTGTGATTACGGCTGGAACTCCTCGAAAACCTGGAATGAGTAGGGATGATTTACTTTTAGTGAACGCCAATATTACCAAAGGGATTATCGAACAAGTCGTTCAACATGCGCCTGATGCCATTATCATTACCGTATCAAATCCTTTAGATGCAATTACCTATGTAGCTCTTAAAATAGGCAAGTATCCACGTAATCGTGTGATTGGTATGGCAGGTATTTTGGATAGTTCACGGATGGAGACGTTTATCTCTGAGAAATTAGGCTTTGGGTATGGACAAGTCACAGCGAGTGTTATGGGTGGTCATGGAGACGATATGGTGCCTTTACCTCGTTACTCATCCGTGAATGGTGTCGCGCTTAATGATTTGCTTTCCGTGGAAGAAATGAATGAAATTATCGAAAAAACACGCTACGGTGGCGCTCAAATCGTTAGTTGCATGGGAACATCGGCTTACTATGCGCCTGCCAATGCGACGGTGAAAATGATAGAAGCTATTTTGAGTGATTCACACGCTATTTTCCCATGTGCAACACTTTTAGAAGGTGAATATGGCTATAAAGATACGGTCAATGGTGTACCGGTTGTTTTAGGTAAAAATGGAATTGAACGTATTGTCGAGTTGCCTTTAAATGAGCAGGAAAAACAGCAGTTTGATAAAAGCATTGCTTCGGTGAATACACTGTTGCAGACTTTAAAAACACATCATTTTTTTGATGTGTGA
- a CDS encoding 2-oxoglutarate synthase subunit alpha: MAREVISSGNALVAKAAVECGCKFFGGYPITPSSEIAEDLSVLLPKFGGKFIQMEDEIAGICVALGASMSGTKAMTASSGPGISLKAEQIGYGFIAEIPLVIVNVMRGGPSTGLPTRVSQADIGQAKYPTHGDFASIALCPGSLEEAYTETIRAFNIAETYMTPVFVLLDETLGHMHGKAILPDLDVVQKSVKNRAEFSGDPKAYKPYAAAPCEAAILNPFFKGYHYHVTGLHHGDNGFPTEDGKICEYNIERLMNKIKTKSDDLVTYEEFMLDDAEVCIIAYGSISRGAKEAVMKLRNEGIKAGLFRPITLWPSPVAKLQEIGKRFSKIMVTELNMGQYLEEIQRVMKRDDFATLHKANGRPIAPLEMVAKVKEMM; this comes from the coding sequence ATGGCAAGAGAAGTAATATCAAGCGGTAATGCACTGGTGGCAAAAGCAGCGGTTGAGTGTGGTTGTAAGTTTTTTGGTGGCTATCCCATCACGCCTTCAAGTGAAATCGCAGAAGATTTGAGTGTTTTACTCCCAAAATTTGGCGGTAAGTTTATTCAGATGGAAGATGAAATCGCAGGGATTTGTGTAGCCCTAGGTGCATCAATGAGTGGTACCAAAGCGATGACAGCCTCTTCTGGTCCTGGTATTTCGCTTAAAGCGGAGCAAATTGGGTATGGATTTATTGCGGAGATTCCTTTAGTGATTGTGAACGTCATGCGTGGAGGTCCTTCGACTGGACTTCCAACCCGTGTTTCTCAGGCCGATATTGGGCAGGCAAAATACCCAACACACGGTGATTTTGCTTCTATCGCCCTTTGCCCTGGTAGTTTAGAAGAAGCGTACACTGAAACCATTCGTGCGTTTAATATTGCAGAAACCTATATGACGCCAGTGTTTGTTCTCTTAGATGAAACACTAGGGCATATGCATGGAAAGGCGATTTTACCTGATTTGGATGTGGTTCAAAAAAGTGTCAAAAACCGTGCTGAATTTAGCGGTGATCCTAAAGCGTATAAACCTTACGCGGCAGCACCTTGTGAAGCTGCCATTCTTAATCCTTTCTTTAAAGGGTATCACTACCATGTTACAGGATTGCATCATGGCGATAATGGATTTCCAACCGAAGATGGCAAAATCTGTGAGTATAACATTGAGCGTTTGATGAATAAAATTAAAACCAAAAGTGATGATTTGGTGACGTATGAAGAGTTTATGTTAGACGATGCGGAGGTATGTATTATCGCCTATGGTAGCATTAGTCGTGGCGCAAAAGAAGCGGTCATGAAGCTTCGAAATGAAGGCATTAAAGCGGGTCTTTTTAGACCCATTACCCTCTGGCCAAGTCCTGTGGCAAAATTACAAGAAATTGGTAAACGCTTCTCCAAAATTATGGTCACAGAGCTGAATATGGGTCAATACTTAGAAGAGATTCAACGGGTGATGAAACGTGATGATTTTGCCACACTGCATAAGGCAAACGGTCGTCCTATTGCACCACTTGAAATGGTGGCTAAAGTGAAGGAGATGATGTAA
- the sucD gene encoding succinate--CoA ligase subunit alpha, producing the protein MSILIHKDTKVVVQGFTGKEGSFHAEQCMAYGTQIVGGVTPGKGGSVHLGKPVFNTMKEAIASTGATVSMVFVPPAFVADAILEAADAGIELAVIITEGAPVRDMQRSKAYATKKGMKTIGPNCPGIITAEECKIGIMPGAIFKKGSIGLISKSGTLTYEGANQVCKEGFGISTAIGIGGDPIIGLSYKELLAMFEEDSQTEAIVMIGEIGGDLEIQAAQFIKEHISKPIVAFIAGQSAPKGKRMGHAGAIVSGSSCTAQEKMSALALVGVHVVKSPAQIGKKVAEVLNK; encoded by the coding sequence ATGAGTATTTTAATTCATAAAGATACGAAAGTTGTGGTGCAAGGTTTCACGGGCAAAGAGGGTAGCTTTCACGCTGAGCAGTGTATGGCATATGGTACACAGATTGTAGGTGGTGTAACTCCTGGTAAAGGTGGAAGTGTTCATTTAGGAAAACCCGTTTTTAATACCATGAAAGAGGCGATTGCTAGCACAGGCGCAACGGTGAGCATGGTGTTTGTTCCACCTGCTTTTGTTGCCGATGCGATTTTAGAAGCAGCGGATGCGGGAATTGAACTGGCCGTTATTATTACCGAGGGTGCTCCTGTTCGTGATATGCAACGCTCCAAAGCGTATGCGACGAAAAAAGGGATGAAAACCATTGGTCCTAACTGCCCTGGGATTATTACCGCAGAGGAGTGTAAAATTGGCATTATGCCCGGTGCTATTTTTAAAAAAGGCTCGATTGGACTCATTAGCAAATCAGGAACGTTAACCTATGAGGGCGCCAATCAAGTCTGTAAAGAGGGTTTTGGTATCTCAACGGCGATTGGTATTGGCGGAGACCCGATTATTGGACTTTCGTATAAAGAATTATTGGCGATGTTTGAAGAGGATAGCCAGACTGAGGCGATTGTGATGATTGGAGAAATTGGGGGAGACCTTGAAATTCAAGCGGCACAATTTATTAAGGAGCATATTTCAAAACCTATTGTAGCGTTTATTGCAGGACAGAGTGCACCAAAAGGAAAACGCATGGGACATGCAGGTGCCATTGTGAGTGGCAGTTCGTGTACGGCACAAGAGAAGATGTCGGCATTGGCTTTGGTTGGAGTCCACGTGGTTAAATCTCCCGCCCAGATTGGAAAAAAAGTAGCAGAGGTACTTAACAAATGA
- a CDS encoding 2-oxoacid:acceptor oxidoreductase family protein — MRRQLRFVGVGGQGVILAGEILAVAKIKQGGYGVKASTYTSQVRGGPTKVDILLDESEILFPYANEGEIEFMIATAQVSFNQFKEGVKEGGIIVVEPNLVKPSEEDRKKWRIIEIPLITIAKEEVGNVITQSVVALSITVEMTQVLPHELVREVMLSKVPEKVHAANNKAYELGVKYAKEALAKL, encoded by the coding sequence ATGCGAAGACAATTACGTTTTGTAGGTGTGGGTGGTCAAGGGGTTATTCTAGCGGGTGAGATTTTGGCGGTAGCAAAAATCAAGCAAGGTGGTTATGGGGTGAAAGCCTCCACGTATACCTCTCAAGTGCGAGGTGGTCCTACGAAGGTTGATATTTTACTTGATGAGAGTGAGATTTTATTTCCTTATGCAAATGAGGGTGAGATTGAGTTTATGATTGCCACAGCGCAGGTGAGTTTTAACCAGTTTAAAGAAGGCGTAAAAGAGGGTGGTATCATCGTGGTGGAGCCTAACCTTGTGAAACCTAGCGAAGAAGACCGTAAAAAATGGAGAATTATTGAGATTCCACTCATTACCATTGCCAAAGAAGAGGTAGGAAATGTCATTACCCAATCGGTCGTAGCCCTTTCCATTACTGTTGAGATGACACAGGTGCTTCCGCATGAGTTGGTACGTGAAGTGATGCTTTCAAAAGTGCCTGAAAAAGTCCATGCCGCCAACAATAAAGCGTATGAATTAGGCGTAAAATACGCTAAAGAGGCGCTTGCGAAGCTTTAA
- the sucC gene encoding ADP-forming succinate--CoA ligase subunit beta, producing MNIHEYQSKEIFRRYGVATPRGYVATSVEEAVENAHKLGGALWVVKAQIHAGGRGLAGGVKLARSIEEVARYTQSLLGKNLVTHQTGPLGTVVQKVYIEEGMDIADEFYLGIVLDRAQEMPVIMASREGGMEIEKIAHETPEKIIKVTIDPFIGFQPYHGRELAFGLSLAKEEMADFIAFAKALYQAYMDNDASMIEINPLVKTKQGRFIALDGKMSFDDNALFRHPEIVAMRDYSEENPIEREASEYGLSYVKLNGNVGCMVNGAGLAMGTMDIIDYMGGEPANFLDVGGGANASTVAKGFEIILKDPNVKSIFVNIFGGIVRCDRIANGILEATKMVNVHVPVIVRLDGTNAKEAVEILKNANIKNIISATDLSDGAQKAVAAAKGALV from the coding sequence ATGAATATTCATGAGTATCAGTCCAAAGAGATTTTTAGACGTTATGGCGTTGCTACGCCACGAGGGTATGTCGCAACAAGCGTTGAGGAAGCTGTCGAGAATGCACACAAGTTAGGGGGTGCACTTTGGGTGGTTAAAGCACAGATTCACGCAGGTGGACGTGGTTTAGCAGGAGGCGTTAAACTGGCTCGCAGTATCGAAGAAGTTGCTCGGTACACTCAATCACTGTTAGGAAAAAATCTCGTTACCCATCAAACAGGACCTTTAGGAACAGTGGTTCAAAAAGTCTATATTGAAGAGGGAATGGATATCGCTGATGAGTTTTATTTAGGTATTGTCTTAGATAGAGCACAAGAAATGCCTGTCATTATGGCCTCTCGTGAAGGTGGTATGGAAATTGAGAAAATTGCCCATGAAACGCCTGAAAAAATTATCAAAGTTACGATTGACCCTTTTATTGGGTTTCAACCTTATCACGGAAGAGAACTGGCTTTTGGATTGTCTCTTGCTAAAGAGGAAATGGCGGATTTTATAGCATTTGCGAAAGCCTTATATCAGGCATATATGGACAATGATGCCTCGATGATTGAGATTAATCCTTTGGTGAAAACGAAACAGGGAAGATTTATAGCGCTTGATGGCAAAATGAGTTTTGATGATAATGCGCTTTTCCGTCATCCTGAGATTGTTGCTATGCGTGATTATAGTGAGGAAAATCCCATCGAGAGGGAAGCTTCTGAGTATGGACTGAGTTATGTAAAACTCAATGGCAATGTAGGGTGTATGGTCAATGGCGCAGGTCTTGCTATGGGCACCATGGACATTATTGATTATATGGGGGGAGAACCTGCAAATTTTTTAGATGTGGGTGGTGGAGCGAATGCTTCGACGGTTGCTAAAGGATTTGAAATCATTTTAAAAGACCCCAATGTAAAATCTATTTTTGTCAATATCTTTGGCGGAATTGTACGGTGTGATCGCATTGCCAATGGTATTTTAGAAGCGACAAAAATGGTGAATGTGCATGTGCCTGTTATCGTTCGTTTAGATGGAACCAATGCCAAAGAAGCGGTTGAAATTTTAAAAAATGCCAATATTAAAAATATTATCAGTGCCACAGATTTGAGTGATGGCGCTCAAAAAGCAGTTGCCGCCGCAAAAGGAGCGTTAGTATGA
- the mltG gene encoding endolytic transglycosylase MltG, whose protein sequence is MVTPYIRVPINTTKKRAMNKTNFQIFLILCDIALIIIYTLLFHLSRPMSTASVAFVPQGSIAQIITYMVEKKFDLHPYADKYLLRLIGKPQAGWVNFNQEVLTRGDFLYKLSHSKAPLKVITYIPGETKEILFAELALAFELSYEKLHQEYAAATPYVEGLIVPETYYIPVGISEKHLIHFLLAHAKSYHKSVFEKIFGEFNETKWQKFIIIASIIQKEAANAEEMPLVSSVIYNRLKKDMKLQMDGTLNYGEYSHTKVTPKRIKEDTSPYNTYMHKGLPPYPVCSVSKEAIFAAIFPKTTNYLYFVKNKNGTHTFSQNYETHLENIRN, encoded by the coding sequence ATGGTGACACCATACATAAGAGTGCCAATTAATACTACGAAAAAAAGAGCCATGAACAAAACAAATTTCCAAATATTTCTAATACTGTGCGATATCGCTTTAATAATCATCTATACACTTCTCTTTCACTTAAGCAGACCTATGAGTACGGCTTCTGTTGCGTTTGTTCCTCAAGGCTCAATCGCCCAAATTATAACATATATGGTTGAGAAAAAATTTGACCTGCATCCTTATGCAGACAAATACCTTTTGCGCCTTATTGGCAAGCCTCAAGCAGGTTGGGTGAATTTTAACCAAGAAGTGTTAACCAGAGGAGATTTTCTCTATAAATTAAGTCATTCTAAAGCGCCATTAAAAGTTATTACCTATATTCCTGGTGAAACCAAAGAGATACTGTTTGCCGAACTTGCTTTAGCGTTTGAGCTTTCCTATGAAAAATTACATCAAGAGTATGCCGCCGCAACGCCTTACGTGGAGGGACTGATTGTGCCTGAAACTTACTATATTCCTGTGGGGATTAGTGAAAAACATTTGATTCATTTTTTATTGGCACATGCTAAAAGTTATCATAAGAGTGTTTTTGAAAAGATTTTTGGTGAATTTAATGAAACCAAATGGCAAAAATTTATCATTATTGCTTCCATTATCCAAAAAGAAGCCGCTAATGCTGAAGAGATGCCGTTGGTCTCTTCGGTCATCTATAATCGTCTGAAAAAAGATATGAAGTTGCAAATGGATGGAACGCTTAATTATGGAGAGTATTCTCACACAAAAGTAACACCCAAACGCATTAAAGAAGATACCTCACCTTATAACACCTATATGCATAAAGGCTTACCGCCTTATCCCGTATGCAGTGTGAGTAAAGAAGCGATATTTGCGGCGATTTTTCCTAAAACAACCAATTATCTCTATTTCGTTAAAAATAAAAATGGAACCCATACCTTTTCTCAAAATTATGAAACGCATTTGGAAAATATTCGTAACTGA